The genomic region CGTGTTTAGTAGTACCGAGCAATGATCTAAGATATTGTGCTGTAGATTTTCAATTGAGTAACTTGAAAATAGCTTCCATCTCTTAGTATTTGCTACACCTTTATCTAGTCTTTCTCTAATATTATTACAAGCTAATTTTCCCTTATTTCATGTAAACCATTGCCCTGAAAACCCTAAATCACTTAAGTCACATTCCCTGAAAACATATCAAAAAGCACCCATTTGCCTCTCCTTTTTTACATGTCCCCCATTCTTCTCAAAGGAGAACATCACTTCATTGAAATCCCCTATAACTAACCACAACAAATTACAATCTCTTCCTAGTTGTTGTAATAGATTCCATgaaaaggaaaaagagaaaataattaaCTACCTAttagaaaataattaagaaaCTTGCAATCGATCTTCCCCCTTTTCCATCTTGTGGAAAATAATTAAGTGCCTATTAAAAACCATGGCATACCATCTATCACCCTCTTCAGATCTATCATGTTATAGAATCGAAACAGTACTCTTTTTTCTCCAATATATGTGATTGATATTCCTACCAGTGAGTGCCATAGATTTTCCAGTGTATTTCTCATGGATGGAAAGTGCACCACACTCTCCGTTAATACCCGTCCCACCAAACACAGGCTGTTATCTTCTTCGATTTCTACTTCTTTTTCTACAGATCGGACTGGTATCTCCTCGTCTTCATCAATATTAAGATTAGCTAACTCTTCTTCCATTGAAAACTGTCGAAAACTTACTATTTTTCTTCCAGCAACAGTTATCGCCGACAAACaattcttttaaaagaaaaaaaagaaaaccccaaaaaaccaaaaacaaaTCATGCTAAGGTTAGCAGACTTAAGAAAACGTACTAAGGTAGCAGACTTCTTTTTCCTATTTCATAGTATTATTTATTAATCCATAAAACTTCTACTTACATAATTATCTATAAATATTCACTTAAAATGATCAatatgattaaataatttattgttattattattattttgcataTGGTTTAGGGCGAAGTTAAAATTATTGATAAGGGGGCAAGATATATATACGGTTCAGAATAGGCTCGACcggttaaatattttaaattcgaGACAATCTCGAGTACTAAATTTTAGGAAAAGCATAATAAATTAAATGCTCAATTTGTATTAGATCTTATAATTATCTAACTTTATTGTTtaccaaattaatatttaaatgccATTTATACTTAGATATTGCAATTACTATACTTTTACCAAATTAATATTTAAGTAGTACTACTTTGAAGAACTACAAATGTTActaaatttatcataaaaattataaagtcTATAAAAGAAATCCAATTAAAAAACTTTGAAAAACTTTAAGGGACTAAACTCAATTTTTTAAAcactaattataatattaaaataaaaaatttaaaacttcatgCAGTGTTAATGAAGATCTTCAAATCAAACTCCCTAAATTTGCCTCTACAAGTGGCCTAATTATTGGGTTGACCCATTTTAATCCGGAACAAATTACACCAATTTATGTAGATTTTTCATGAAATTGGTGCAACAAAACTCTTACCTGTTCCTTGATTTCATGGTAAATGATGCTTTAATAGCCTATGTCtagaagaaatatatatatatatatatatgatgtgggAATGTAAATATAACTACAAATTTAGAATCGAAACTTAATCTTTTTAACCATCATGAAAGGTttcatttaatacattttaatctagtttagaaatttatttttagtataaactaaaattaaaatataataagataaaacaataagaTAAAAGATTAATATAAtacaattattaaaaaatatgattcaaaattttgttttgtttagaGTTTATCATTTGATGCGTTCAAGATCTCACTTTAAGGAAATGAGATTCTTTTTCTCCCTTATCTAAAATTCAATGGTGCTTATCAATAGGACAAACCACCCCATTATACTACTAAGGTCTCTTGGGTGGGGTTTAGCCTAGTAATAACTTAATTTGAACTCTTCCtttaaaaaattagtttaatttaaatcttaaatttatccACACCACACCTAATAAcattatttttaagtttaaataaacataaaaatatctATATGAATCATGTAATCATTTCAACTTTATTGATTTTCTTAATTCGATATTCACAAACAAAACTAATTAATAGACATATTAAAAATATTCTCTAACACAATAATCTAAGTAATGCATTCCAAAATTTGTTAAGGAAAAATCAAACTAAACCTAAGTAAGCTGGTAAAGAAGAAAAACTTGGATAATGTGTTGCAAAATGTCAACTAATCCCAATGGGAACATATTAGGAAGTTTCATGCTCCATAAGGAAATGCATGATGAATCtattaatttcacaatttaaaagAAGTAATTGAAAATGTAGCAACGCATGGACCCACATTTTACTTTTTGTAAAGAGTGCGAGAGCTTAGGATATTGGTGCCACCATGGGACCCGTTCGAGCCCTTCCATGGTATTTCCTCCGGCGTGGCACCACCTAACCTATCTCACCTCCCCCCGACTCGTGGGTCTGCCTGTTTGGACCCATTTCCATTTCTTTCACTGGCTATCTTGTAAGTGTGCGAGAAACCTTAACATAATTCGGATTAAGATAGaatattgttttttatttattaatatctaATATAAATATCATTATCATTCAAATGTGTAAAACTCTTATTGTGAATAGTGATTAAACATTTATTAGATATTAATGAAAAAATAATAGAATGGACCCAAACTCACATAATTCACTTTAGCTCGCTCACTTTGTCTTTTAATATTTGTAAAAGTATTATAGAggttttatattataatttagattgtattttaattcatttactcaaaaaataaacaaattaatccttgtatattaaattaaagaataaactaattattttgttaaaattttatctatttctattattaaaaactaATCTCTATATCGTTAGCATTTAAATACACATGATACACCAAACATTGCTcaatttttaagtaaaaaaaataaaatataaattaacttttaataaaaaacttttaaaacaCTATAAAACAACCTCAACGATATTTTTTACCGGATGTGCTCTCGAGAAAACTTTTAATACGGCTTGGTCATGATGCAGTGGAGTTAGAGTTATCCGAGAAGCAAAATTGAAATATTTTCATGTTTAGTTAATTAAtacattaataatattaaaaagtgGGTCCATGCTTTGTTTTTTAAGGAGTTTACTAGTGTCGAGTATACCCCGCCTCTCTAGTACTCaacgtgtatatatataaatcCCATCCAATCCATTTGAAATCATAAAGTTTCCAAAGCCCTGTATTATTAAGTACCAGCAGATTCCATCcaactctgtttctttgtttaataATAATCCCTCTAGAAAGCAACCTTAAACCTTCTCCCccattcccccccccccccctcaTTTTCTTGTTAAACAAACATGGATTCCTTCGAACTTGACAACGTTAAAGCAGAGAAAGAAGATGCTTTGCGGAGATACAACATGGAGAGGAAGCTAAGGTTGGGTCTTCGCTATATGGGGTTTTTGTTGGTTTTGTTTTTGATATCATGGTCTTGGTCCCCCCCTTTGATTCCCCACATCATCGAGGTTGCCGGAGATCTTAGCCAACGTTACATCAACACTCTTAATGACCCTTTCTTCATTTTCATCCTTATGAACATCATCATCCTTGTTGTTTATATTCTGTCTACCCAGAAACAATCTACCAGCTCCGGTATCTACGATGAGTACGTGTGCTCTCACCGGAGTATAATACCCGCGGAGGCGACCGTGCTCGACAAACAAATCGTCGTGGTGGAAAATGCGGTTGATGTTGCAGAGACAAAACGCCCGCTTTCACAAATTAAACAACAACCTTGGACGACGAAGACGAAGCCTGCAATAACTTCAACTGATAAAGTGAAGCAAAAAGAGTACCGACGAACACGATCAGTGGTGTCAGAATCTGGAAAACGGCGTCCCCGCCGGGTGTATAGAAGATCGGAGACGGCAATAACGGGCAGAGAACTAGTTGTTTGTAGTGCAGAATCGGCAAGGGAAGCGATACATGAGATGAGCAATGAAGAGTTTCAGTTAAAAGTAGATAGTTTCATTGCTGAAAGAAGGAAAGCCCTAATGCAAGAAAACATTGCGCATTATACAAAATGCATGTCTATTGTGGTTAAGAATTAGCGGGGGATTAATTACACAAAAAATTAGTGATGGGAATTATTAGGTTTCGGGATTGTAATCTTGTTGAGTTGTACAGTGAATAATATTTCCCAGGTTTTCTGGGAAAAATAAAAACTCATCTTTGTTCAATTTTTAAATCCCAtataattgagaattcatattcATACAAGTTGCTTTCATTGTTCATGATAGATTTGCAATAGAATTTCAGTCAACTATATCATTTTCATGGAGTCCAACttccttttttcattcttctaAACTCGTGCTTGactgtttctttcttttttactaCGTTCTAACTAATACCAACATGGAGTGGAAGAACACTATGAAATCATGAAAATCTCAAATGAAAATGGAGTAATAATATTCTAAATAAATGTATATTGAATATGACATGTTAAATCCAGAGGAAGCCCCCACAACAACAAATTTATTCTTCATAATCCCTTGAATTGACATGTTAAATCCGGTTTTAGTATCCATCAAAAGAGTAAAATCTTGCTCTACTAATTCCTTTttcatggtttttttttttcctctttgttTTCAgacaaaaatatcaaaaccttaaaaAAACATAGTTTGCCATGAATAGAAAATCAGTACCAATTAAGCTGAAAATTTTGAACCTTGTCCAAGTACAAAATAATTCAGGAAACAATTGAATTTCCATTCACCTTCCGGGCTAATGCTAAAAATTCCTATAAAAAATACATGGTTTGGTCTTCAGTGTCTGACGAAGGGACCCATTGAGATAAAAAGGAAGGGTTGAGATTGAGACGATAGTGGTTTGGTCGGTGGTCGCAGGAACTTCGCATTCATAGTGGGGTTGGAGCCCTTATGGACGGACTGGCGGATTCTTTCAACTTTGTATATCTATGGTTTTCCGATGTTTAAATTGCGTTCCCATAAActtctacttttatttttatttaaaataaataaattaattttttacattaaatctaaaagtaaattatttttctattacaaattttattatttttattattaaaatttgttttatatGTCAATAGGAGATATATGTGATATGTCacatattattatttagttaTTCTATCAATTATCtagtttttaataataaaatagataaaatatttaatgaaataactaatttactttttaaatttttatacaagaactaatttatttaatttttaaataaaaataaaataaaatataactttCTATTATATTTATACAGTAACgattttcattttatatttattgaAGATACAAGTAGTAATTGTTATACTAAAtattaataaatgaaaaaaataaagattGCGATATGATATTAGGATAGCATTGGACATAGGTTACCTTGTAATGAAGTAGCCTGCACTTATCTACTTGTCCTTGACATTATGCAAGAAAAAGGGACAAAAACAAAGAGGGGTTATCCTTGTTTATTAGCCAATCATGATCCAACAATTTCCTACCCTCTTTTGTTCTTTGTCAACAGCGGCAACTATAATACAAAGCATTAAACTGATTATTTTTAGGGATGTAAATCAGGCGGGATATTGCGGTACAAAATTTAAAACGATCCTTGTCTCGTGATCCGTAAAATTAAAATCATTCCAGTCTCACCATCCACTTGGGTCTTTAGACCCACTTAATCTTCATTATTTGTCTTGTGATTTACttcatataatatttataaatatcagttaaataaatataaataaatttttctataaaaaatataaaatatctatCTTTTGAACTCTTACCATATAGATATTATTTCAACTGTtaccatttaaaaaaaattaagttgtcACGACTTTTTaattggtaaataaaatataactttaacacaaatttaaaaattttaaaaaataaaatctttaCGTAATATCCAAATACAAACAATGTATCAAATACAACATAAATGTCTTCAAATGTAACACAagttcaaaaattctaaaaatcaaTCAATACATGTCAATCACATTACTTCTGTATCACATATCGAGTAAAGTTcatgtgttcttttttttttttaaaaaaaataatgaatGTGAGTTGAGTAttgttatcaaaat from Gossypium arboreum isolate Shixiya-1 chromosome 1, ASM2569848v2, whole genome shotgun sequence harbors:
- the LOC108482464 gene encoding uncharacterized protein LOC108482464, yielding MDSFELDNVKAEKEDALRRYNMERKLRLGLRYMGFLLVLFLISWSWSPPLIPHIIEVAGDLSQRYINTLNDPFFIFILMNIIILVVYILSTQKQSTSSGIYDEYVCSHRSIIPAEATVLDKQIVVVENAVDVAETKRPLSQIKQQPWTTKTKPAITSTDKVKQKEYRRTRSVVSESGKRRPRRVYRRSETAITGRELVVCSAESAREAIHEMSNEEFQLKVDSFIAERRKALMQENIAHYTKCMSIVVKN